The following are from one region of the Gloeomargarita lithophora Alchichica-D10 genome:
- a CDS encoding tubulin-like doman-containing protein yields the protein MADYIGMTPTIIVGLGGTGKEVMVKIRRMIVETYGSLDALPIVSFLHLDTEQNAKVSEPQTVLKQDISLRPVEQVWAKVDNAKAILNRIADYEYLTDWFPPELAGTDSILAGAGQIRALGKFAFTVNYQTIKQAFANARSRIVGQEKFMLDRWGVSLDKGVNVFVVCSLSGGTGSGMVLDLAYNVRDWVPPSDLPQTCAFLVLPGAFSGLGDRVIANAYAALSELNHYSRPTTRFESQYSNNITDRISSQNAQDTPFGFCYLVGNSNDKVTLPNLESVLEMVAQNVFLDFSSGFSQYKKLVRDNIRKHWASPDPLGYPQNYITFGLASIQFPVQRVLNACASRLAVALADWWSNPTPAPTAMRDVIKTEILPNLGLAESENDHQLLDNLSVGDNMKPYSKEVADWVAVLRKRRNDLNVPFENLLRFISLEEEKYRIHFSDADTDPRRWSDYFQKMWDNLNRLIPQKTKELRDLVAQMVEDRFRGPKWTRQFLEVLLEVLLEFRTTFDQSRQKDWLARERSASQALQILLKQIDNHAKQMMLLNRKKVIDDDFNAIMQALESIYVSKVEVKARTLAAPLLDALKEETQRLINDLNNFDKNLETLRRNLAEREQVYTRETSTLTVNGILLYDPQDIEQVYQKTLTNRTETVYQSLTQDVLNGMTCRLFDLHTFEYLRQQDLYQRILNRAIDEFSTSEQLKVSVAQKFITQYPTLEQQESQLKTTFEKSEAFLRFSQEQSRLGWDDRPEKRQTLVGIQGGNKPTDPAVSALLPLLRKSTTLTDKDIRPYNDPHHVYFVREIGAFPLRLLEGMERMRTIYRTVSQMDRNPLHTHQDSQQFGDIMPASSEEIQVRENLVLGRVFQLLTASENQITGYVEIKLGYQDSATGLERNLNLGNTWKEAEDYLLADQNRRARELLNDGIQKILKQANNRETKRALYEQLMGYLQQFEQTTPGGRDNPEYQMVENAISNCVRNQRLFEPGATPTPNATVKPAVAPKVTAPVSQVLDSAVDKFTKLVEACYRGGKTPSEKELTMLDKLREKYGVTPEIAQEIIARFQPQTHDPELAGYEYGLMFRACLENDGEIGLDEQAQLLELQEELGLSDGQVATIEANIRDELGRS from the coding sequence ATGGCAGATTACATCGGCATGACCCCCACCATCATCGTCGGTCTGGGCGGTACGGGCAAAGAAGTCATGGTGAAAATCCGGCGCATGATTGTGGAAACCTACGGTAGTTTGGATGCGTTACCCATTGTTTCCTTCCTGCATTTGGATACGGAGCAAAATGCCAAAGTTTCCGAACCCCAAACGGTCTTAAAACAGGATATTTCCCTGCGTCCGGTGGAGCAAGTCTGGGCAAAAGTTGACAATGCCAAAGCCATTTTGAACCGCATTGCCGACTACGAATATCTCACCGATTGGTTTCCCCCGGAACTGGCCGGTACGGATTCGATTTTGGCGGGGGCGGGACAAATTCGCGCCCTGGGAAAATTCGCTTTTACGGTGAATTACCAAACCATTAAACAAGCCTTTGCCAATGCCCGTTCCCGCATTGTCGGCCAGGAGAAATTCATGCTGGATCGCTGGGGGGTGTCCTTGGATAAAGGGGTGAATGTATTTGTCGTTTGTTCCCTGAGTGGGGGCACCGGTTCTGGAATGGTTTTAGATTTAGCATATAATGTCCGAGATTGGGTGCCGCCCTCCGATTTACCGCAAACCTGTGCTTTTTTAGTCTTGCCGGGGGCATTTTCTGGCCTGGGCGACCGGGTGATTGCCAATGCCTACGCCGCCCTGAGTGAACTGAATCATTATTCCCGTCCCACCACCCGTTTTGAGAGTCAATATAGCAATAATATCACCGACCGGATTAGTAGCCAAAACGCCCAAGACACCCCCTTTGGGTTTTGTTATTTGGTGGGCAATAGCAATGATAAAGTTACCCTGCCCAACCTGGAATCCGTATTAGAAATGGTGGCGCAGAATGTATTTTTAGATTTTTCCTCCGGGTTTAGCCAGTATAAAAAATTGGTACGGGATAATATTCGCAAACATTGGGCGAGTCCTGACCCCTTGGGTTATCCCCAAAATTACATTACCTTTGGTTTAGCCAGTATCCAATTTCCGGTGCAACGGGTGTTAAATGCCTGTGCTTCCCGGTTGGCGGTAGCTCTGGCCGATTGGTGGAGCAACCCGACCCCGGCACCCACGGCGATGCGGGATGTGATCAAGACCGAAATTTTACCCAATTTGGGCTTGGCAGAATCGGAAAACGACCATCAACTTTTGGATAATTTGAGCGTGGGGGACAACATGAAACCCTACAGCAAAGAAGTTGCCGATTGGGTGGCGGTTTTACGCAAACGGCGCAACGATTTGAATGTCCCTTTTGAAAATTTACTGCGGTTTATTTCCCTGGAAGAAGAAAAATATCGTATCCACTTTAGCGATGCGGACACCGACCCCCGGCGCTGGAGCGATTACTTCCAAAAAATGTGGGATAACCTGAACCGTTTGATCCCCCAAAAAACGAAAGAATTGCGGGATTTGGTAGCGCAAATGGTGGAAGACCGGTTCCGGGGACCGAAATGGACACGGCAATTTTTAGAAGTATTGTTGGAGGTTTTGCTAGAATTTCGCACCACTTTTGACCAGTCCCGGCAGAAAGATTGGTTGGCGCGGGAGCGTTCGGCGAGTCAAGCCCTGCAAATTTTACTCAAACAGATTGACAATCACGCCAAACAAATGATGCTCCTCAATCGCAAAAAAGTGATTGATGATGATTTCAATGCCATCATGCAAGCTCTGGAATCTATTTATGTCTCCAAAGTCGAGGTCAAAGCTCGCACCTTGGCCGCACCGCTTTTGGATGCCTTGAAAGAGGAAACCCAACGGTTAATCAATGACCTGAATAACTTTGATAAAAACCTAGAAACCCTGCGGCGCAATTTGGCCGAGCGGGAACAGGTTTATACCCGTGAAACCAGTACCTTGACGGTGAATGGGATTTTACTTTATGACCCTCAGGATATTGAACAGGTCTATCAAAAAACCCTGACCAACCGTACTGAAACGGTGTATCAAAGCCTGACCCAGGATGTATTGAATGGCATGACCTGCCGCTTGTTTGATCTGCATACTTTTGAGTATTTACGCCAGCAGGATTTGTACCAGCGCATTCTCAACCGCGCCATTGATGAATTTAGCACTAGCGAACAATTGAAAGTATCCGTCGCCCAAAAATTTATCACCCAATATCCCACCCTGGAGCAACAGGAATCCCAGTTAAAAACCACGTTTGAAAAGAGCGAAGCGTTCTTGCGTTTTAGCCAAGAACAATCCCGTTTGGGTTGGGATGACCGCCCGGAAAAACGGCAGACTTTGGTGGGCATTCAGGGGGGGAATAAACCGACCGACCCAGCGGTATCTGCCCTCCTACCCCTACTGCGGAAAAGTACCACATTAACTGATAAGGATATTCGTCCCTACAATGATCCCCATCATGTGTATTTTGTGCGGGAAATTGGGGCATTTCCTTTGCGGTTGCTAGAGGGGATGGAACGGATGCGTACCATATATCGCACGGTTTCCCAAATGGATCGCAATCCCCTGCATACCCATCAAGACAGTCAACAGTTTGGGGATATTATGCCCGCTTCTTCGGAAGAGATACAGGTACGGGAAAATCTAGTTCTAGGGCGGGTATTTCAGCTTTTGACTGCCTCAGAAAATCAAATTACCGGTTACGTGGAAATTAAACTGGGTTACCAGGATAGTGCCACCGGTTTAGAACGGAATTTGAACCTGGGGAATACCTGGAAAGAAGCGGAAGATTATCTCCTGGCTGACCAAAACCGGCGGGCGCGGGAATTGCTCAACGATGGGATTCAAAAAATCCTGAAACAGGCTAATAATCGGGAAACCAAACGGGCATTGTACGAGCAGTTGATGGGCTATTTACAACAATTTGAACAGACCACACCGGGGGGACGGGACAATCCGGAATATCAAATGGTGGAAAATGCCATTAGTAATTGTGTACGCAATCAGCGTTTGTTTGAACCGGGGGCGACTCCCACCCCCAATGCCACGGTTAAACCCGCTGTGGCTCCTAAAGTAACTGCGCCGGTTTCCCAGGTTTTAGACAGTGCGGTGGATAAATTCACCAAATTAGTAGAAGCCTGTTATCGGGGGGGCAAAACACCTTCTGAGAAGGAATTAACGATGCTCGATAAATTGCGAGAGAAATACGGCGTGACCCCGGAAATAGCCCAGGAAATTATTGCCCGTTTTCAACCCCAAACCCATGACCCGGAACTGGCGGGTTATGAATACGGGTTAATGTTTCGGGCCTGCTTGGAAAATGATGGGGAAATTGGCCTCGATGAACAGGCGCAATTATTAGAATTGCAGGAGGAATTGGGGTTGAGTGATGGGCAGGTGGCCACCATTGAAGCCAATATCCGGGATGAATTGGGTCGCAGTTAA
- a CDS encoding type II toxin-antitoxin system HicB family antitoxin, which translates to MQYLILIEQTETGYSAYSPDLPGCVSTGATRAEIEQNMREAVAFHLDGLKLAGLEIPPPTTSSAYIEVAA; encoded by the coding sequence ATGCAGTATCTTATCCTAATTGAGCAGACAGAAACCGGATATTCCGCCTATTCTCCAGACCTACCAGGATGTGTCTCGACTGGAGCGACCCGTGCAGAAATTGAACAAAATATGCGTGAAGCGGTAGCGTTCCATCTGGATGGGTTGAAGTTGGCAGGTTTAGAAATTCCACCGCCCACCACTTCCTCCGCCTATATCGAGGTCGCCGCCTAA
- a CDS encoding type II toxin-antitoxin system HicA family toxin encodes MKRGLVTVPGKPGDDLAPGTLDSVLKQAGLK; translated from the coding sequence ATCAAGCGGGGTTTAGTCACCGTACCTGGAAAACCGGGCGATGATCTGGCTCCAGGAACGTTGGATAGCGTCTTGAAACAAGCAGGTCTGAAATGA
- a CDS encoding DUF6972 family protein: MIASEPIGTIIRADGSQTPLHYGEIKIVKSTGEYHAIPRTSPRRTS; the protein is encoded by the coding sequence TTGATCGCCTCTGAACCGATTGGCACCATAATTAGAGCAGATGGGAGCCAAACCCCTCTTCACTACGGTGAAATCAAAATTGTGAAATCAACAGGTGAGTATCATGCAATCCCACGCACCAGCCCTCGTAGAACCAGCTAA
- a CDS encoding pentapeptide repeat-containing protein — protein sequence MAVGTNMERGWLIGELSTQAGVSPQAIRFYEREGLLAPPQRNKSGYRLYPTESLTQLLFIQHSKQFGLTLEDIKHLVHLRGQGVNPCGSFRRLVQERLHTLAQQAKQLHATHQAIAQRFERLATELPQTDHNPDHDRALADWLSEAANPTYVPAPTGGLDRDQLIQRYMAGERDFQGLDLIQANLSGVNLSGADLSRAQLMLANLGEVVLEDSRLMGANLTGADAMGGYFRHSQMIGAILIGTDLSEADLMGANLVGANLGGANLGGANLQNANLTEAVLIGANLRDSNLEGASLWGANLSGADLTQARLHPDSLATANLWGTTLPDGQVYAPHLGSA from the coding sequence ATGGCGGTGGGAACCAATATGGAACGGGGCTGGCTGATTGGTGAACTGAGTACCCAGGCGGGGGTCTCGCCCCAGGCGATTCGTTTCTATGAACGGGAGGGACTCCTGGCACCCCCCCAGCGCAACAAAAGTGGCTACCGGCTGTACCCGACCGAATCGTTGACCCAATTGTTATTTATCCAACACAGCAAGCAGTTTGGCCTCACCCTGGAGGATATTAAGCATCTGGTGCATTTGCGGGGGCAAGGGGTGAATCCCTGTGGCAGTTTCCGGCGTTTGGTGCAGGAGCGGCTGCACACCCTGGCGCAACAGGCAAAACAACTCCACGCCACCCACCAGGCGATTGCCCAACGGTTTGAACGCTTGGCGACCGAATTGCCGCAAACAGACCACAACCCAGACCATGACCGCGCCTTGGCGGACTGGTTGAGCGAGGCGGCCAATCCCACCTATGTCCCCGCTCCCACCGGTGGCTTAGACCGGGATCAGTTGATCCAACGCTACATGGCGGGGGAACGGGATTTTCAAGGGTTGGATTTGATCCAAGCGAATTTGTCTGGGGTAAATCTAAGCGGGGCGGATTTGAGTCGGGCGCAGTTGATGCTGGCGAATTTGGGCGAGGTGGTGTTGGAGGATAGTCGGTTGATGGGGGCGAATCTCACCGGGGCGGATGCGATGGGGGGCTATTTTCGCCATAGTCAAATGATTGGGGCGATTCTCATCGGCACGGATTTGAGCGAGGCTGATTTGATGGGAGCGAATTTGGTGGGGGCAAACCTGGGGGGGGCAAACCTGGGGGGGGCGAATTTACAAAATGCCAACCTGACTGAGGCGGTATTGATCGGGGCAAACTTACGCGACAGTAACCTGGAGGGAGCATCCCTGTGGGGAGCCAATTTGAGCGGGGCGGATTTGACCCAAGCCCGTCTGCATCCCGATAGCCTCGCCACCGCCAACCTTTGGGGCACGACCCTGCCGGACGGCCAAGTTTATGCCCCCCACCTGGGTTCCGCATGA
- a CDS encoding O-linked N-acetylglucosamine transferase, SPINDLY family protein, producing the protein MNGEIWLANEDYPGLIAQAETVLTANPEDITAWGYGGLAYILQGDTAAAPVFWFQALTALDGNQIEVLGQWMWERGNSYRETQPQVSLELYRAAQELAPSLERLLHLTQFIVAKGELTTEELERLIQTLEISTAIPIKPLYKTLLDVVSLVPFNPQIEQFILTCRPHLPAHIYAKALSLSSSALQWQNALAIREKLLNMALASDPENLEIMGSLANIYGETHQHDQALALCDRQMAVAQTRSLSAQGYALHCRFRELLNAGGDYWRQAIAETEAYGQLLQKLANTEADQTPTIKTLGATLFHLPFFLPYLRDEPAADRPLLNRISSQIGRALVKSPPHRQEVPVPTARLRVGFLSLTLRRHSVGWLARTFFKHYDRQQFEFFLYYISNPPDALGQSWFVEKCDHYFYHDYPEPLAAKIAEDQVQILVDLDSLTLTGSCVVLAQKPAPIQVTWLGWDASGMDTIDYFMADPWVLPANAQDYYQEKIWRLPETYIAVDGFEIGVPDVRREDLGIDPTAVIFYTAQSGYKRHPEIVDLQLQILQQVPNSYLCVKYIYDGDGLSQQFHTQAERWGIDPQRLRFLPPVNSEYVHRANLQCLADVILDTYPYNGATTTLEALWLGIPLVTRVGQQFAARNSYAFLTQCGISEGIAHSAEEYVAWGVRLGTDSELRQEIRQRLLASRRTSPLWDGERFAQQFGCALQEMWRTYQQSQVSP; encoded by the coding sequence ATGAATGGCGAAATCTGGTTAGCTAACGAAGATTATCCGGGGTTAATCGCCCAGGCGGAAACGGTTTTAACGGCCAATCCTGAAGACATCACCGCCTGGGGCTATGGGGGATTGGCCTATATCCTGCAAGGGGATACGGCGGCGGCGCCGGTTTTTTGGTTTCAGGCATTGACGGCTTTAGATGGGAACCAAATTGAAGTATTAGGGCAATGGATGTGGGAGCGGGGGAATAGCTATCGGGAAACCCAACCCCAAGTAAGTTTAGAACTCTACCGGGCGGCGCAGGAATTAGCCCCCAGCCTGGAACGGTTATTGCATCTAACCCAGTTCATTGTGGCTAAAGGTGAATTAACGACCGAGGAATTAGAGCGTTTAATTCAGACCCTAGAAATCAGCACAGCCATTCCCATTAAACCCCTGTATAAAACTCTTTTGGATGTGGTTTCTCTGGTGCCATTTAACCCCCAAATTGAGCAATTTATATTAACTTGTCGTCCCCATTTGCCCGCCCATATTTATGCCAAAGCCCTATCCCTTAGTAGCAGTGCCCTGCAATGGCAAAATGCCCTAGCCATTCGGGAAAAACTCCTCAATATGGCTTTAGCCTCTGACCCAGAAAACCTAGAAATCATGGGGTCTTTAGCCAATATCTATGGGGAAACCCACCAGCACGATCAGGCGTTAGCATTATGTGACCGACAAATGGCGGTGGCGCAAACCCGGTCTTTGTCTGCCCAAGGCTATGCCCTGCATTGTCGGTTCCGAGAATTGCTGAATGCGGGGGGAGATTATTGGCGGCAAGCTATTGCTGAGACAGAAGCCTATGGGCAACTGTTACAAAAATTGGCTAATACTGAAGCCGATCAAACCCCTACCATCAAAACCCTGGGGGCGACCCTTTTTCACCTACCCTTTTTTTTGCCCTACCTGCGGGATGAACCGGCGGCAGACCGGCCACTGCTGAACCGGATTAGCTCGCAAATTGGTCGGGCACTGGTAAAATCCCCACCGCATCGGCAAGAAGTTCCTGTGCCAACGGCTCGTTTGCGGGTGGGTTTTTTATCTCTCACCCTGCGCCGTCATTCCGTGGGTTGGTTGGCGCGGACATTTTTTAAACACTATGACCGACAGCAATTTGAGTTTTTTTTATACTATATCAGCAACCCCCCAGATGCTTTGGGACAATCCTGGTTTGTGGAAAAATGTGACCATTATTTTTATCACGATTATCCCGAACCTTTGGCGGCCAAAATTGCTGAAGATCAAGTGCAAATTTTAGTTGATCTAGATAGCTTGACCTTAACCGGTTCCTGTGTGGTTTTGGCACAGAAACCCGCCCCGATTCAAGTTACCTGGTTGGGTTGGGATGCCAGTGGAATGGACACCATTGATTATTTCATGGCTGATCCCTGGGTATTACCCGCCAATGCCCAGGATTATTACCAAGAAAAAATTTGGCGGCTCCCGGAAACCTATATTGCGGTGGATGGCTTTGAAATTGGGGTGCCGGATGTGCGCCGGGAAGACTTGGGAATTGACCCAACAGCGGTTATTTTTTACACGGCGCAAAGTGGCTATAAACGCCATCCCGAAATTGTGGATTTACAACTGCAAATTTTGCAACAGGTGCCTAATAGTTACTTATGCGTTAAATACATCTACGATGGGGATGGTTTGTCTCAACAATTCCACACCCAAGCGGAACGATGGGGCATTGACCCCCAACGCCTGCGCTTTTTGCCCCCAGTCAATAGCGAATATGTGCATCGAGCCAATTTACAATGTCTGGCGGATGTGATTTTAGATACCTATCCCTACAACGGTGCCACCACCACGTTAGAAGCCCTGTGGCTGGGGATTCCCCTGGTGACCCGGGTGGGACAACAATTCGCCGCCCGCAATAGTTATGCGTTTTTGACCCAATGCGGCATCAGCGAGGGGATTGCCCATAGTGCTGAAGAATATGTGGCCTGGGGCGTGCGGTTGGGGACAGACAGCGAATTGCGCCAGGAGATTCGCCAACGGTTACTCGCTAGCCGTCGCACTTCCCCCCTGTGGGACGGAGAGCGGTTTGCCCAGCAGTTTGGTTGCGCCTTGCAGGAAATGTGGCGCACCTACCAGCAAAGCCAAGTTTCCCCCTAG
- a CDS encoding HhoA/HhoB/HtrA family serine endopeptidase — translation MQTKTWFQLLTHALALLAGVIVTVVGFHALPSQADPLDQVVASSPLALTSANSKPTTSFVVTAVQKVGPAVVRIDTERTVAMGIDPFLEDPFFRRFFGDNGLNVPRERTERGQGSGFIVDKNGTIITNAHVVEGAQKVTVTLTDGRQLSAQVRGTDEVTDLAVLKLENPPGNLPVAALGDSSNVQVGDWAIAMGNPLGLDNTVTLGIVSNLRRSSSEVGIPDKRLNFIQTDAAINPGNSGGPLLNGNGEVIGINTAIRAGAEGIGFAIPVDLAKTIAPILAAGKTVPHPYIGVVMSTLTPELAKQINSDPNSTIQVPETNGVIIRQVMPNSPAAEAGLRRGDVITEMEGQKVATADQLQRVVEKSQVGQRLQMRVRRGDQTLALNVRTGDRKQVMGQNPQN, via the coding sequence ATGCAAACGAAAACCTGGTTTCAATTATTGACCCATGCGTTGGCATTATTGGCCGGGGTAATTGTCACGGTGGTGGGGTTCCATGCCCTGCCCTCCCAGGCGGACCCGTTGGACCAGGTGGTCGCCAGTTCTCCCCTGGCCTTGACCAGTGCCAACAGCAAACCGACGACCAGTTTTGTGGTGACCGCTGTGCAAAAGGTGGGGCCGGCGGTGGTGCGGATTGATACGGAACGCACGGTGGCGATGGGGATTGACCCCTTTTTGGAAGACCCGTTTTTCCGCCGGTTTTTTGGCGATAATGGCCTGAATGTACCGCGGGAGCGGACGGAGCGGGGGCAGGGTTCCGGGTTTATTGTGGACAAAAATGGCACGATTATTACCAACGCTCACGTGGTAGAGGGGGCGCAAAAAGTTACGGTGACGCTGACCGATGGGCGGCAGTTGTCGGCGCAGGTGCGGGGCACGGATGAGGTGACGGATTTGGCGGTGCTGAAACTGGAAAATCCGCCGGGGAACTTGCCGGTGGCGGCCTTGGGGGATTCGAGTAATGTGCAGGTCGGTGACTGGGCGATCGCCATGGGCAATCCCCTGGGTTTGGATAATACGGTCACCCTGGGGATTGTCAGCAATCTGCGTCGGAGCAGTTCCGAGGTGGGGATTCCCGATAAACGCTTGAATTTTATCCAAACCGATGCGGCCATCAATCCGGGTAATTCTGGTGGGCCTTTGCTCAACGGCAATGGGGAGGTGATTGGCATCAATACGGCGATTCGCGCCGGGGCGGAAGGGATTGGCTTTGCGATTCCGGTGGATTTGGCGAAGACGATTGCCCCGATTTTGGCAGCGGGCAAAACCGTGCCCCATCCCTACATCGGCGTGGTGATGAGTACCTTGACCCCGGAACTGGCGAAACAAATCAACAGCGACCCGAATAGCACCATCCAAGTCCCGGAAACCAACGGGGTGATTATCCGCCAGGTGATGCCCAACAGTCCGGCGGCGGAGGCGGGTTTGCGCCGGGGGGATGTGATTACCGAGATGGAGGGGCAAAAAGTGGCCACCGCTGACCAATTGCAACGGGTGGTGGAGAAAAGTCAAGTGGGGCAAAGACTGCAAATGCGGGTACGGCGGGGGGATCAAACCCTAGCTTTGAATGTCCGCACCGGCGACCGCAAACAGGTGATGGGACAAAATCCCCAAAACTAG
- a CDS encoding shikimate kinase — MVIDPQLLTQVQTHLGGVTVFLVGMMGCGKSTTGKRLASRLSYHFCDTDQLIAQVTGLGIAELFAQEGEAGFRRLESQVLAQVASHTRLVVATGGGVVTQPLNWSYLHHGVVVWLDAPLEVLVTRLSQRQDRPLVAQESHDPEQLRQRLQELYAQRRQCYAQADVRVTITPGMTVGGVTKAIVRGIVGNTHPRSESIPKLLE, encoded by the coding sequence ATGGTAATTGACCCCCAACTCCTAACGCAAGTGCAAACCCACCTGGGCGGGGTAACGGTGTTTTTGGTGGGGATGATGGGCTGTGGCAAAAGTACTACAGGTAAACGCTTGGCCAGCCGGTTAAGTTACCATTTTTGCGATACGGATCAGTTGATTGCCCAAGTTACTGGGTTAGGGATTGCCGAATTGTTTGCCCAGGAGGGGGAGGCGGGGTTTCGCCGCTTGGAATCCCAGGTGTTGGCGCAGGTGGCGAGCCATACCCGCCTGGTGGTGGCGACCGGGGGGGGGGTGGTCACCCAGCCGTTGAATTGGAGTTATTTGCATCATGGGGTGGTGGTCTGGTTGGATGCGCCTTTGGAGGTGTTGGTGACCCGGCTCAGCCAGCGGCAAGACCGGCCTTTGGTCGCCCAGGAGAGTCACGACCCGGAACAACTGCGCCAACGTTTGCAGGAACTATACGCCCAACGGCGGCAGTGCTATGCCCAGGCGGATGTGCGGGTGACGATTACGCCGGGGATGACCGTGGGCGGAGTGACCAAGGCGATTGTGCGGGGCATTGTGGGGAACACCCACCCCCGTAGCGAGTCCATACCTAAGCTCCTAGAATAG
- a CDS encoding NAD(P)-binding protein → MARSGFKLESLWLIGLGMVGVVVVILLWSEGGFADPATAWEVFTNILITLVGEYPDKPKTILGQIFQLLLLLFGTFIFGAIVGKFSSFFVTQALLQEENMQVFNDHIIVCNWNEKAPTVIHQLLQGNQQHPRHIVVISASEIPQKAEFASQMHVHFVQADPTHHATLQKFSASQAKAVILLADEETQGPDEKNALIALAIKHLEQDSNICKNIHVVAELVNFERYRHLKEAGVDEMVSVRDYSSGIIAQSALFKNMSVVYQQLLTYTDDTNEFYFMEPGNYPVSWQGLSFAELTQNVARFGQPEQPLILVGIRRGNGDILLNPKRSQFQRLAPDDTLIIMAFQVVERLG, encoded by the coding sequence ATGGCTCGGTCTGGGTTCAAACTCGAATCCCTGTGGCTCATCGGGCTGGGTATGGTCGGGGTGGTAGTGGTCATTTTGCTGTGGAGCGAGGGGGGCTTTGCTGACCCCGCCACCGCCTGGGAGGTTTTTACCAATATCTTGATCACCCTGGTGGGGGAGTATCCCGATAAACCAAAGACCATTCTGGGGCAAATTTTTCAGCTATTGCTCCTACTTTTTGGTACCTTTATTTTTGGGGCAATTGTAGGTAAATTTTCTTCTTTTTTTGTCACCCAAGCCCTTTTACAGGAGGAAAATATGCAGGTATTTAATGATCATATTATTGTCTGTAATTGGAATGAAAAAGCTCCTACGGTGATTCACCAACTGTTGCAGGGTAATCAACAGCACCCCCGGCATATTGTGGTGATTTCGGCATCGGAAATTCCCCAAAAAGCTGAATTTGCATCCCAGATGCACGTGCATTTTGTCCAGGCCGACCCGACCCACCATGCCACCTTGCAGAAGTTCTCTGCTTCCCAAGCCAAGGCGGTTATCCTATTAGCGGATGAAGAAACCCAGGGGCCGGATGAAAAAAATGCTCTGATTGCCTTAGCCATTAAGCATTTGGAACAGGACTCAAATATCTGTAAAAATATCCATGTGGTCGCCGAATTGGTGAATTTTGAGCGCTATCGTCATTTGAAAGAGGCGGGGGTAGATGAGATGGTGTCAGTCCGGGATTATAGTTCGGGCATTATTGCCCAAAGTGCTTTGTTCAAAAATATGTCCGTGGTCTATCAACAACTACTCACTTATACGGACGATACCAATGAATTTTATTTTATGGAACCGGGAAATTATCCGGTGAGTTGGCAGGGGCTATCGTTTGCCGAATTAACCCAAAATGTCGCCCGTTTTGGCCAACCGGAACAGCCCTTAATTTTAGTGGGCATTCGCCGGGGGAATGGGGATATTTTACTCAACCCCAAGCGGAGCCAATTTCAGCGATTAGCCCCGGATGATACCCTGATTATCATGGCCTTTCAAGTGGTTGAGCGATTAGGTTAA
- a CDS encoding DNA-directed RNA polymerase subunit omega → MMQRRSRLDPSHILFRTEELLRDARNRYEITHQVSLCAKRCRYEDIDALDDPFNKPVIRAVVEMAEKLKPELVGDGLSETP, encoded by the coding sequence ATGATGCAACGTCGCAGTCGCCTTGACCCCAGCCACATTTTGTTTCGCACGGAAGAACTATTGCGGGATGCCCGTAACCGCTACGAAATCACCCACCAGGTTTCCCTGTGTGCCAAACGCTGTCGTTATGAAGATATTGATGCCCTCGATGACCCTTTCAACAAGCCGGTCATTCGTGCCGTTGTTGAGATGGCGGAAAAACTCAAACCCGAATTGGTCGGCGATGGCTTGAGCGAAACCCCCTAA